In Janibacter sp. CX7, a single genomic region encodes these proteins:
- a CDS encoding MFS transporter codes for MSTPAASTAQRASIPIEIKVLVVAAFVIAVGFGLISPVLPQFARSFDVGVTAASVIVSAFAFFRLLFAPAGGSLVARLGERPVYITGLVIVALSTGASAFAQSYWQLLVFRSLGGIGSTMFTVSAMALLVRLAPPLIRGRVSSMYGSAFLIGGVIGPVIGGALGELGMRVPFVVYGVALLIAAALVAVMLRGTPLRADPTQGALPPMTVAEAVQDSAYRSAMVSAFANGWTNFGVRVAILPLFAVAVVGETWAAGVVLAAGAAATAVTLQFSGRVADTLGRRRPILVGLVLSAVGMGAMGLAGGLVAIIALTTVLSVGAGLLNPAQQATVADVVGNGRSGGKVLAAFQMCQDAGGIGGPVVIGAVADLWGWQWAFALSGLVSALAILPWLQARETLMTDPG; via the coding sequence GTGAGCACCCCGGCAGCGTCGACCGCCCAGCGGGCGAGCATCCCGATCGAGATCAAGGTCCTCGTCGTCGCGGCCTTCGTCATCGCCGTCGGCTTCGGCCTGATCTCGCCGGTCCTGCCGCAGTTCGCGCGCAGCTTCGACGTCGGGGTGACGGCCGCGTCCGTCATCGTCTCGGCCTTCGCCTTCTTCCGGCTGCTCTTCGCCCCCGCCGGCGGCTCGCTCGTCGCACGGCTCGGTGAGCGGCCCGTCTACATCACCGGTCTGGTCATCGTCGCGCTGTCGACGGGCGCCTCGGCCTTCGCCCAGAGCTACTGGCAGCTGCTCGTCTTCCGCTCCCTCGGTGGCATCGGCTCGACGATGTTCACCGTCTCGGCGATGGCGCTGCTCGTGCGGCTGGCGCCGCCCCTGATCCGTGGCCGGGTCTCCTCGATGTACGGCAGCGCCTTCCTCATCGGTGGCGTCATCGGACCGGTGATCGGCGGTGCCCTCGGCGAGCTCGGGATGCGCGTCCCCTTCGTCGTCTACGGCGTCGCGCTGCTCATCGCCGCGGCCCTCGTCGCGGTCATGCTGCGGGGAACCCCCCTTCGCGCCGACCCGACGCAGGGTGCCCTGCCACCGATGACCGTCGCCGAGGCGGTGCAGGACAGCGCCTACCGGTCGGCGATGGTGTCCGCCTTCGCCAACGGCTGGACCAACTTCGGGGTGCGCGTGGCGATCCTGCCGCTCTTCGCCGTCGCGGTCGTCGGCGAGACGTGGGCGGCGGGTGTCGTGCTCGCGGCCGGGGCTGCCGCCACGGCCGTGACCCTGCAGTTCTCCGGCCGGGTCGCCGACACCCTCGGCCGACGCCGACCGATCCTCGTCGGGCTGGTGCTCAGCGCGGTCGGCATGGGGGCGATGGGTCTGGCCGGTGGCCTCGTCGCGATCATCGCCCTCACGACGGTGCTGTCCGTCGGCGCCGGGCTGCTCAACCCCGCGCAGCAGGCGACCGTCGCCGACGTCGTCGGCAACGGCCGGTCCGGGGGCAAGGTCCTCGCGGCCTTCCAGATGTGCCAGGACGCCGGCGGCATCGGCGGTCCCGTCGTCATCGGGGCGGTCGCGGACCTGTGGGGCTGGCAGTGGGCCTTCGCCCTGAGCGGGCTCGTCTCGGCGCTCGCGATCCTCCCGTGGCTGCAGGCCCGCGAGACCCTCATGACCGACCCGGGATGA
- a CDS encoding DsbA family oxidoreductase, with the protein MIPAAGSVAGSMQIDIWSDIACPWCYIGKRRLETALADHPQRDDLQVTWHSYQLDPTLPEHYEGTEADYLASRKGMPVEQVREMFGHVAEQAAGEGLAYDFDRLVVANSARAHELLHLAKDRGLGDEVKEALLSGHFEHGMNIGDVDSLVRVGVDAGLDEGEVRSALADGRYKAAVAADIDMARQIGVTGVPFVVVDMKYAVSGAQPPELFREVVDKALAERTPAVQVVQSGDVCGPDGC; encoded by the coding sequence ATGATTCCCGCCGCGGGCAGCGTTGCCGGGAGCATGCAGATCGACATCTGGTCCGACATCGCCTGCCCGTGGTGCTACATCGGCAAGCGCCGTCTCGAGACCGCCCTCGCCGACCACCCGCAGCGCGACGACCTCCAGGTCACCTGGCACAGCTACCAGCTCGACCCGACGCTGCCGGAGCACTACGAGGGCACCGAGGCCGACTACCTCGCCTCGCGCAAGGGGATGCCCGTCGAGCAGGTGCGCGAGATGTTCGGCCACGTCGCCGAGCAGGCCGCCGGTGAGGGGCTGGCCTACGACTTCGACCGGCTCGTCGTCGCCAACTCCGCCCGCGCCCACGAGCTGCTCCACCTGGCCAAGGACCGTGGGCTGGGTGACGAGGTCAAGGAGGCGCTGCTCTCGGGTCACTTCGAGCACGGGATGAACATCGGCGACGTCGACTCCCTCGTGCGCGTCGGCGTCGACGCCGGTCTGGACGAAGGGGAGGTCCGCTCGGCCCTCGCGGACGGCCGCTACAAGGCCGCGGTCGCGGCCGACATCGACATGGCTCGCCAGATCGGGGTGACGGGCGTCCCCTTCGTCGTCGTCGACATGAAGTACGCCGTCTCCGGCGCCCAGCCACCTGAGCTCTTCCGCGAGGTCGTCGACAAGGCGCTCGCCGAGCGGACCCCGGCCGTGCAGGTCGTGCAGTCCGGGGACGTCTGCGGGCCCGACGGCTGCTGA
- a CDS encoding DUF664 domain-containing protein translates to MTPAQLLIDCFGRVRESALAAIDGLTEEELTHRVTPDANSIAWLVWHAYRVQDDHVSDVAGLQQVWAARGFIEFFDLDLDEDDTGYGHTSAQVGKVVASAELLARYVEAVHDQTVTWVAGLHEADLDRVVDTSWDPPVTLGVRLVSVVDDDTQHVGQAAYLRGLLTA, encoded by the coding sequence ATGACTCCTGCACAGTTGCTCATCGACTGCTTCGGCCGGGTGCGCGAGAGCGCGCTGGCCGCCATCGACGGTCTGACCGAGGAGGAGCTGACGCACCGCGTCACGCCCGATGCCAACTCGATCGCGTGGCTGGTCTGGCACGCCTACCGGGTTCAGGACGACCATGTGTCCGACGTCGCCGGTCTCCAGCAGGTCTGGGCCGCACGGGGTTTCATCGAGTTCTTCGACCTCGACCTCGACGAGGACGACACCGGCTACGGGCACACGAGTGCGCAGGTGGGCAAGGTCGTCGCCAGCGCCGAGCTGCTCGCCCGCTACGTCGAGGCCGTGCACGACCAGACGGTGACGTGGGTTGCCGGGCTGCACGAGGCCGACCTCGACCGCGTCGTCGACACCTCGTGGGATCCGCCGGTCACGCTCGGGGTGCGGCTCGTGAGCGTCGTCGACGACGACACCCAGCACGTCGGGCAGGCGGCCTACCTCAGGGGCCTGCTCACCGCGTGA
- a CDS encoding GNAT family N-acetyltransferase, producing the protein MPETLTTDRLTLRTFRDDDADALFDLHSRPEVQRWIGDGQPMTDVAEARASIPRRRDVPYPPPQGIWAIDLEERFVGTLLLKPIPITGSPLAADPRDPDLALDSPEVEIGWHLHPDVWGRGIATEAATRVLEHATALPRVVAVTHPDNAPSQRVARRLGMRDGGLTDRYYETTTRLFVLER; encoded by the coding sequence GTGCCCGAGACGCTGACGACCGACCGGCTGACCCTGCGGACCTTCCGCGACGACGACGCCGACGCGCTCTTCGACCTGCACTCGCGACCCGAGGTGCAGCGCTGGATCGGCGACGGGCAGCCGATGACCGACGTCGCCGAGGCACGCGCCTCGATCCCGCGTCGCCGCGACGTGCCCTACCCGCCGCCGCAGGGCATCTGGGCGATCGACCTCGAGGAGCGCTTCGTCGGGACGCTGCTGCTCAAGCCGATCCCCATCACCGGCTCGCCCCTCGCGGCGGACCCGCGCGACCCCGACCTCGCGCTCGACAGCCCCGAGGTCGAGATCGGCTGGCACCTGCACCCCGACGTGTGGGGTCGCGGCATCGCGACCGAGGCCGCTACACGCGTACTCGAGCACGCCACCGCGCTCCCTCGCGTCGTCGCCGTCACCCACCCGGACAACGCGCCCTCGCAGCGGGTCGCCCGGCGCCTCGGCATGCGTGACGGGGGTCTGACGGACCGCTACTACGAGACGACGACGCGGCTCTTCGTCCTCGAGCGCTGA
- a CDS encoding MFS transporter, whose product MHEPRVTPHPVAEQGPDPSTARRMLLLATIGFALCFWAWALLSPLAVTLREELGLSSFEQSLVVATPVIVGSLGRIPVGALTDKLGARLMFPAVSALTILPVLFLAFFGDSLTALLVGGFFLGIGGTAFAVGVPFVNTWHPPAQRGAALGIFGMGTGGTAIAAFTTLQLSDAFGRPAPFVLVAVLLALYAVAAWSLLRPPPGPGGHAGGGNWLGAAVRTLAQPVAIKLALLYAISFGGFVAFSVYLPTYLVNNFGMATGAASLRTAGFVVVSVLARPVGGWLCDRLPKTTVLSGLLVATGLLAGLAALVGGGNVDLGLEPVGTIAFLGMAAGLGAAAGAVFALVAALVEPSRVGSVTGVVGAAGGLGGFVPPLLMGVIYDAYGSYTAGLLALAVVAVAGGLYTVVGFRTELADHH is encoded by the coding sequence ATGCACGAGCCACGAGTCACTCCCCACCCCGTCGCGGAGCAGGGGCCGGACCCGAGCACGGCCCGGCGCATGCTCCTCCTGGCGACGATCGGGTTCGCCCTCTGCTTCTGGGCCTGGGCGCTGCTGTCCCCGCTGGCGGTCACCTTGCGCGAGGAGCTCGGGCTGTCCTCGTTCGAGCAGTCGCTCGTCGTCGCGACACCGGTCATCGTCGGCTCGCTCGGTCGCATCCCCGTGGGCGCGCTGACCGACAAGCTCGGCGCCCGGCTGATGTTCCCCGCGGTCTCCGCGCTGACGATCCTCCCGGTGCTCTTCCTCGCCTTCTTCGGCGACTCCCTGACCGCCCTGCTCGTCGGCGGCTTCTTCCTCGGCATCGGCGGCACGGCCTTCGCCGTCGGGGTCCCCTTCGTCAACACCTGGCACCCGCCGGCCCAGCGGGGCGCCGCGCTCGGCATCTTCGGCATGGGGACCGGGGGCACGGCGATCGCGGCCTTCACGACGCTGCAGCTGTCCGACGCCTTCGGGCGGCCGGCCCCCTTCGTCCTCGTCGCCGTCCTGCTCGCCCTGTACGCCGTCGCCGCGTGGTCCCTCCTGCGGCCCCCGCCGGGGCCCGGGGGCCACGCCGGCGGCGGCAACTGGCTCGGCGCGGCCGTGCGCACCCTCGCCCAGCCGGTGGCGATCAAGCTCGCCCTGCTGTACGCCATCTCCTTCGGTGGCTTCGTCGCCTTCAGCGTCTACCTGCCGACCTACCTCGTCAACAACTTCGGCATGGCGACCGGGGCGGCCTCGTTGCGGACCGCCGGCTTCGTCGTCGTGTCCGTGCTCGCCCGGCCCGTCGGCGGCTGGTTGTGCGACCGCCTGCCCAAGACCACGGTCCTGTCCGGCCTGCTCGTCGCGACCGGTCTCCTCGCCGGCCTGGCCGCGCTCGTCGGCGGTGGCAACGTCGACCTCGGCCTCGAGCCGGTCGGCACGATCGCCTTCCTGGGCATGGCCGCGGGGCTGGGCGCAGCTGCGGGAGCCGTCTTCGCCCTCGTCGCCGCCCTCGTCGAGCCGTCCCGGGTCGGCTCGGTCACCGGCGTGGTCGGTGCGGCAGGTGGCCTCGGCGGCTTCGTCCCGCCGCTGCTCATGGGCGTGATCTACGACGCCTACGGCAGCTACACCGCCGGACTGCTGGCCCTGGCCGTCGTCGCCGTGGCCGGCGGCCTCTACACCGTCGTCGGATTTCGCACAGAGCTCGCCGACCACCACTGA
- a CDS encoding SDR family NAD(P)-dependent oxidoreductase: protein MSDPRAVLVTGAARGIGRAVATAFAEQGERVAVHVHTAVDEGGVLRRDEGASKGEATLASLPGDGHALVVADLGDAEQAAGLPAAAEEALGAPVTVLVNNAGIATTPALAHPPATTDPLAWQRSWEDYLRINTIGTAMVTHAMTRRLVELGLPGRVITIGTRGVHRGEPEYPAYAASKAALHSMDASLAVALAPHGIAVATVAPGFIDTERVADRLDSPAGEAIRADSPFGRVGRPEEVASAVVWLASPDAQWASGATLDLNGASHLRP from the coding sequence ATGAGCGATCCGCGCGCCGTCCTCGTCACCGGCGCCGCCCGCGGGATCGGCCGGGCCGTCGCCACCGCCTTCGCCGAGCAGGGCGAGCGCGTCGCGGTCCACGTGCACACCGCCGTGGACGAAGGCGGTGTCCTGAGGCGCGACGAAGGAGCCTCGAAGGGGGAGGCGACCCTCGCCTCCCTCCCCGGCGACGGACACGCCCTCGTCGTCGCCGACCTCGGCGACGCGGAGCAGGCAGCGGGCCTGCCGGCGGCCGCCGAGGAAGCCCTCGGCGCGCCGGTCACGGTGCTCGTCAACAACGCGGGCATCGCGACCACCCCCGCGCTCGCCCACCCGCCCGCGACGACGGATCCCCTTGCGTGGCAACGCAGCTGGGAGGACTACCTGCGGATCAACACGATCGGCACGGCGATGGTCACGCACGCGATGACCCGGCGGCTCGTCGAGCTCGGGCTGCCGGGGCGGGTCATCACCATCGGCACGCGCGGAGTCCACCGCGGCGAGCCGGAGTACCCGGCCTACGCCGCATCCAAAGCGGCGCTGCACTCGATGGACGCCTCGCTCGCGGTCGCGCTCGCCCCGCACGGCATCGCGGTCGCGACCGTGGCACCGGGCTTCATCGACACCGAGCGGGTGGCCGACCGGCTCGACTCCCCTGCGGGAGAAGCGATCCGGGCGGACTCCCCCTTCGGCCGCGTGGGGCGACCGGAGGAGGTGGCCTCGGCCGTGGTCTGGCTCGCCTCGCCCGACGCGCAGTGGGCGTCCGGGGCGACGCTCGACCTCAACGGCGCCTCGCACCTGCGGCCATGA
- a CDS encoding DUF1361 domain-containing protein: MAHISHPARWLTGLTLLLLAGTAVAAGLQNVRADRAGAPVFAFLFWNLFLAWVPYLVALALVGLDRLRAPGWLLAGVGVVWLLFLPNAPYILTDFIHVGAIPGAPQWFDVLLIGSFAATGLLLGLASLLLVHHVVARRLGAVAGWVLAVGSLALSSIGVYLGRFPRFNSWDVLTNPHGLVEVVGYRLADPLGNPFLVQFALAMTAGLLVSYLATWAVGQALAEGRRRGVAQYGG; this comes from the coding sequence ATGGCACACATCTCGCACCCCGCGCGCTGGCTGACGGGGCTGACCCTGCTCCTGCTCGCCGGCACCGCCGTGGCGGCCGGACTGCAGAACGTGCGCGCCGACCGCGCCGGCGCCCCGGTCTTCGCGTTCCTCTTCTGGAACCTCTTCCTCGCGTGGGTGCCCTACCTCGTCGCGCTCGCCCTCGTGGGGCTCGACCGGCTCCGGGCGCCCGGCTGGCTGCTGGCCGGTGTGGGTGTCGTGTGGCTGCTCTTCCTGCCCAATGCGCCCTACATCCTCACCGACTTCATCCACGTCGGGGCGATCCCCGGTGCTCCGCAGTGGTTCGACGTGCTGCTCATCGGGTCCTTCGCCGCGACCGGGCTGCTCCTCGGGCTGGCCTCCCTGCTGCTCGTCCACCACGTCGTCGCGCGTCGCCTCGGCGCGGTCGCCGGGTGGGTGCTCGCCGTCGGCTCGCTCGCCCTGTCGTCGATCGGCGTCTACCTCGGGCGCTTCCCGCGCTTCAACTCCTGGGACGTGCTCACCAACCCGCACGGCCTCGTCGAGGTCGTCGGCTACCGGCTCGCCGACCCGCTGGGCAACCCCTTCCTCGTGCAGTTCGCCCTCGCGATGACCGCCGGCCTGCTCGTCTCCTACCTCGCGACGTGGGCCGTCGGGCAGGCCCTCGCCGAGGGCCGTCGGCGCGGGGTGGCACAGTACGGCGGGTGA
- the hrpB gene encoding ATP-dependent helicase HrpB, which yields MTDLDLRAIGEGLPFAEALDALRRAVTTRGVAVVQAPPGSGKTTLAPPLVADCVEGRVVVTGPRRVTVRAAARRLAHLTGTELGDLVGHTVRGERRVGPRTRLEFVTPGVLVRRLLADPELTGTAAVVLDEVHERALDTDLLLGMLAEVRQLRELPVVAMSATLDAPGIATLLGDDDDPAPLVDSEGAPHPLEVLWEPAPGPRTDARGVTRDFLEHVARVTAQEHDLDHHTLVFVPGAREVDRVVELLARLVPGAEVLPLHGRLSPREQDLAIGGSPSPTGGRIVVSTDLAESSLTVPGVRLVVDAALSREPRRDAARDMSGLVTVQASRASMTQRAGRAARLGPGRAVRLVEESAWSRAPEHVTPQITTADLTETALTLAAWGSPRGEGMALLSPPPAAGIAAAETALRGLGLVDDDGRITDDGLAATRIPADPRLARALLDGADLVGATAAAEVVATLADDLRSDDGDLDRLLADLRSGRSRDASRWRREADRLARLVPTDGDERPGSGARAGDRHVSGAGLVTALAHPGRIARRVGDGPTYLLASGTRAALPSGSPMRHHEWLVVADVARADGRVAAGTGAVIRLAAALTRDEAETAGSGLRVREVRADLGAGEAGAAKGRVTAREVDALGAIELSSTPVRPDPETGADAVRRALATRGLDLLTWSPTAVTLRRRLAALHHHLGDPWPDVSDEALAARLDEWLGPELQRVATGTPFARLDLTDPLRRLLPWPEATRLDELAPERLPVPSGSTAAITWPPHDEPSAAPVLAVKLQECFGLAETPRLVDGRVPVLFHLLSPARRPLAVTDDLASFWSGPYAQVRAEMRGRYPKHPWPEDPWTAPATARTKRRT from the coding sequence ATGACCGACCTCGACCTGCGCGCGATCGGCGAGGGACTCCCCTTCGCCGAGGCGCTCGACGCGCTGCGCAGGGCGGTGACCACCCGTGGGGTCGCGGTCGTCCAGGCCCCGCCCGGGTCTGGCAAGACGACGCTCGCTCCCCCGCTCGTCGCCGACTGCGTCGAGGGTCGGGTCGTCGTCACCGGGCCGCGACGGGTCACCGTGCGTGCTGCGGCGCGGCGCCTCGCGCACCTCACCGGGACCGAGCTCGGCGACCTCGTCGGCCACACGGTGCGCGGCGAGCGACGGGTCGGGCCGCGCACGCGGCTGGAGTTCGTGACGCCGGGGGTGCTCGTGCGCCGCCTCCTCGCCGACCCCGAGCTGACCGGCACCGCGGCCGTCGTCCTCGACGAGGTCCACGAGCGCGCCCTCGACACCGACCTGCTGCTCGGCATGCTCGCCGAGGTCCGTCAGCTGCGCGAGCTGCCCGTCGTCGCGATGTCGGCCACCCTCGACGCGCCGGGCATCGCCACGCTGCTGGGCGACGACGACGATCCGGCTCCGCTCGTCGACAGCGAGGGCGCGCCGCACCCGCTCGAGGTGCTCTGGGAGCCGGCGCCCGGCCCGCGGACCGATGCTCGGGGCGTCACCCGGGACTTCCTCGAGCACGTCGCGCGGGTGACCGCACAGGAGCACGACCTCGACCACCACACCCTCGTCTTCGTCCCGGGAGCCCGCGAGGTCGACCGCGTCGTCGAGCTGCTCGCCCGTCTCGTCCCCGGCGCCGAGGTCCTCCCGCTCCACGGTCGCCTCTCCCCGCGCGAGCAGGACCTCGCGATCGGCGGCAGCCCCTCCCCAACCGGTGGCCGCATCGTCGTCTCCACCGATCTCGCCGAGTCCTCGCTGACCGTCCCCGGCGTGCGCCTGGTCGTCGACGCGGCCCTCTCCCGCGAACCCCGCCGCGACGCCGCCCGCGACATGTCCGGCCTCGTCACGGTGCAGGCCTCCCGGGCCTCGATGACCCAGCGCGCCGGCCGGGCCGCGCGCCTGGGCCCCGGCCGCGCCGTGCGACTCGTCGAGGAGTCGGCGTGGTCGCGCGCACCCGAGCACGTGACCCCGCAGATCACGACGGCCGACCTCACCGAGACGGCCCTGACCCTCGCGGCCTGGGGCTCGCCCCGCGGCGAGGGCATGGCGCTGCTGTCACCACCCCCGGCGGCCGGCATCGCCGCGGCCGAGACCGCCCTGCGCGGGCTCGGCCTCGTCGACGACGACGGACGGATCACCGACGACGGGCTCGCCGCGACGCGCATCCCCGCCGACCCACGGCTCGCCCGCGCCCTGCTCGACGGCGCCGACCTCGTCGGCGCCACCGCGGCGGCCGAAGTCGTCGCGACCCTCGCCGACGACCTGCGCAGCGACGACGGCGACCTCGACCGGCTGCTCGCCGACCTGCGCTCCGGGCGCTCCCGCGACGCCAGCCGCTGGCGCCGCGAGGCCGACCGTCTCGCGCGGCTGGTCCCCACCGACGGGGACGAACGCCCCGGCAGCGGTGCCCGTGCCGGCGACCGGCACGTCTCCGGCGCCGGACTGGTCACCGCCCTCGCCCACCCCGGCCGGATCGCGCGCCGCGTCGGCGACGGCCCCACCTATCTCCTCGCCTCGGGCACTCGAGCGGCCCTGCCCTCCGGCAGCCCGATGCGCCACCACGAGTGGCTCGTCGTCGCCGACGTCGCCCGTGCCGACGGGCGCGTCGCGGCCGGCACCGGCGCCGTGATCCGGCTCGCCGCGGCCCTGACCCGGGACGAGGCGGAGACCGCGGGCTCCGGGCTGCGGGTCCGCGAGGTCCGCGCCGACCTGGGCGCAGGCGAGGCAGGCGCCGCGAAGGGGAGGGTGACGGCCCGCGAGGTCGACGCCCTCGGCGCCATCGAGCTCTCCTCCACGCCGGTCCGGCCGGACCCCGAGACCGGGGCCGACGCCGTGCGTCGCGCCCTCGCCACCCGCGGCCTCGATCTGCTCACCTGGTCGCCCACCGCAGTCACCCTCCGTCGACGCCTCGCCGCGCTCCACCACCACCTCGGCGACCCGTGGCCCGACGTGTCCGACGAGGCACTGGCCGCGCGGCTCGACGAGTGGCTCGGACCCGAACTGCAGCGCGTGGCGACGGGCACTCCCTTCGCCCGCCTCGACCTGACCGACCCGCTGCGTCGCCTGCTCCCGTGGCCCGAGGCGACCCGGCTCGACGAGCTCGCCCCCGAGCGCCTGCCCGTCCCCAGCGGGTCGACGGCAGCCATCACCTGGCCGCCGCACGACGAGCCCTCTGCCGCACCGGTGCTCGCGGTCAAGCTGCAGGAGTGCTTCGGCCTCGCCGAGACGCCTCGACTCGTCGACGGGAGGGTGCCGGTGCTCTTCCACCTGCTCTCCCCCGCCCGTCGCCCGCTCGCCGTGACCGACGACCTCGCGTCCTTCTGGTCCGGGCCCTACGCCCAGGTGCGCGCCGAGATGCGCGGCCGCTACCCCAAGCACCCGTGGCCGGAGGACCCGTGGACCGCCCCGGCGACGGCCCGCACGAAGCGCCGGACCTGA
- a CDS encoding DUF1697 domain-containing protein — protein sequence MTRYVALLRGIAPALPHNSNAELRAVHEGLGLRRVGSVLASGNIVFETDETDVPQLERRIQAALVDQLGIGGGTIIRSLEELRALLERDPFDGLTHGRGTYLVTTFLKDGELAPTEIPDDPDPKVRVVGFDAPARAFLAVIDNSVPGKTPDFMTWLDRTYGKSITTRTWLTVQRIVRKLESL from the coding sequence ATGACCCGCTACGTCGCCCTGCTGCGCGGGATCGCGCCGGCGCTGCCCCACAACTCCAACGCAGAGCTGCGGGCGGTCCACGAAGGGTTGGGGCTGCGGCGCGTCGGGTCGGTGCTCGCGAGCGGCAACATCGTCTTCGAGACCGACGAGACCGATGTGCCCCAGCTCGAGCGGCGAATCCAGGCCGCACTCGTCGACCAGCTCGGCATCGGCGGCGGCACGATCATCCGCTCCCTGGAGGAGCTGCGGGCGCTGCTCGAGCGCGACCCCTTCGACGGACTGACGCACGGGCGCGGGACCTATCTCGTGACGACCTTCCTCAAGGACGGCGAGCTGGCACCCACCGAGATCCCCGACGACCCGGACCCGAAGGTGCGCGTCGTCGGATTCGACGCGCCGGCTCGAGCCTTCCTCGCCGTCATCGACAACAGCGTTCCGGGCAAGACGCCGGACTTCATGACCTGGCTCGACCGGACCTACGGCAAGAGCATCACCACCCGGACCTGGCTCACCGTGCAGCGGATCGTGCGCAAGCTCGAGTCGCTCTGA
- a CDS encoding SPFH domain-containing protein yields MATITGYPFITHLRTPATTYVQHLAHGDLKHEGVGASFWFRRLPAVLSEVPVDDREQPVLVKVRASDLQEVNVPGVVTYRIAQPATAAERVDFGIDVRSGIWLARPLEVVGATVHGAAADAVTAALTGRPLAQILMSDPAQLAAQVRERLVADPRLADVGIAVVGIRFDVLRADPDVERALQLPSREQIQQEADKATFERRAVAVEREAAIGDNELTNQIELARRQEELIAQRGANAVREARDTADADRVAVAAEGERTTALARASAEATQAMGVAEAEARQAMGAADAEAERARLAAHAGVAPEVLMAMAMAELARNLPQIDQLVLTPDVVSSVLARLAGQTGEG; encoded by the coding sequence ATGGCCACCATCACCGGCTACCCCTTCATCACCCACCTGCGGACCCCCGCGACGACCTACGTCCAGCACCTCGCCCACGGCGACCTCAAGCACGAGGGGGTCGGGGCCTCCTTCTGGTTCCGCCGGCTGCCCGCCGTGCTCAGCGAGGTGCCCGTCGACGACCGGGAGCAGCCCGTGCTCGTCAAGGTGCGCGCGAGCGACCTGCAGGAGGTCAACGTGCCCGGCGTCGTCACCTACCGGATCGCCCAGCCCGCGACCGCCGCCGAGCGCGTGGACTTCGGCATCGACGTCCGCAGCGGCATCTGGCTCGCCCGTCCCCTCGAGGTCGTCGGCGCGACCGTCCACGGAGCGGCCGCCGACGCGGTGACGGCCGCGCTCACCGGGCGCCCGCTGGCCCAGATCCTCATGAGCGACCCGGCGCAGCTCGCGGCGCAGGTCAGGGAGCGCCTCGTCGCCGACCCCAGGCTGGCCGACGTCGGCATCGCTGTCGTGGGTATTCGCTTCGACGTGCTGCGCGCCGACCCGGACGTCGAGCGTGCCCTCCAGCTGCCCTCGCGCGAGCAGATCCAGCAGGAGGCCGACAAGGCGACCTTCGAGCGGCGGGCGGTCGCCGTCGAGCGGGAGGCGGCGATCGGGGACAACGAGCTGACCAACCAGATCGAGCTCGCCCGGCGGCAGGAGGAGCTCATCGCCCAGCGCGGTGCCAACGCGGTGCGCGAGGCCCGGGACACGGCGGATGCCGACCGGGTCGCGGTCGCCGCGGAGGGGGAGCGGACGACGGCCCTGGCCCGGGCGAGCGCCGAGGCCACGCAGGCCATGGGCGTCGCCGAGGCCGAGGCCCGGCAGGCGATGGGCGCGGCCGACGCAGAGGCCGAGCGGGCCCGCCTGGCAGCCCACGCGGGCGTGGCGCCCGAGGTCCTCATGGCCATGGCGATGGCGGAGCTCGCGCGCAACCTGCCGCAGATCGACCAGCTGGTCCTGACGCCCGATGTCGTGAGCAGCGTGCTCGCCCGCCTCGCCGGTCAGACCGGGGAGGGCTGA
- a CDS encoding NUDIX domain-containing protein, which yields MHPSPMAVTVDLAILTVRSAQLQVLLVRRGEPAAGDDGAAPEGTAFAGDWALPGGYVRLEEDLLAAAERELAEETGLAGVHLEQLATYGAPDRDPRGRTVTVAHLALTPDAGTPEAGTDAAEARWWPVAEALSQALAFDHEVILRDAVERARAKLEYSSLGAAFCPPEFTVSQLREVYEAVWGERLDPRNFHRKVTKTPGFLEETGRTSSAEPGRPARLYRRGPVEQLNPPITR from the coding sequence ATGCACCCCTCCCCGATGGCCGTCACCGTGGACCTGGCGATCCTCACCGTCCGGTCGGCGCAGCTGCAGGTCCTGCTCGTGCGAAGGGGGGAACCCGCCGCTGGCGACGACGGCGCCGCCCCCGAGGGGACGGCCTTCGCCGGCGACTGGGCGCTGCCCGGGGGCTACGTGCGGCTCGAGGAGGACCTCCTCGCCGCCGCCGAGCGCGAGCTCGCCGAAGAGACCGGGTTGGCCGGGGTCCACCTGGAGCAGCTGGCGACCTACGGAGCCCCTGACCGCGACCCGCGGGGCCGCACCGTGACCGTCGCGCACCTCGCGCTGACCCCCGACGCGGGCACCCCCGAGGCGGGGACCGATGCGGCCGAGGCCCGGTGGTGGCCGGTCGCCGAGGCCCTGTCGCAGGCCCTGGCCTTCGACCATGAGGTGATCCTGCGCGACGCCGTCGAGCGGGCCCGCGCCAAGCTCGAGTACAGCTCGCTGGGGGCGGCCTTCTGCCCTCCGGAGTTCACGGTGAGCCAGCTCCGCGAGGTCTACGAGGCCGTGTGGGGAGAGCGGCTCGACCCGCGCAACTTCCACCGCAAGGTGACCAAGACGCCCGGCTTCCTCGAGGAGACCGGACGCACGTCGAGCGCCGAGCCCGGGCGCCCCGCGCGGCTCTACCGCCGGGGTCCGGTGGAGCAGCTCAACCCACCGATCACGCGGTGA